A genomic stretch from Thermoprotei archaeon includes:
- a CDS encoding glycosyltransferase family 2 protein — translation MLNIAKEPLVSILWVNYNSKRIINIVKKSLKSIKDLQYNNYELIIVDNASTDGSYEIIKDYVNSIGLKAKIIRNRRNLGFTGGNNVAYLARDPNSKYVVLLNNDAIVYPDSLSRMVQAMESDPRCGALQGIILWLSKNSVYSAGSGIDEFMFSNIIMRNTIMQLSSNRNNDYYVSYSDGCYSIYRTKAIEKLGKAPFIWSMFAYFDDSILGIRLWNAGYTVKCIPHITAKHLWRGTFRITGSGWAYYYWIKGWMASLIISNSKQKSLPTFTVLIIRLLLKYLLTGLKLEFKPFVLGLRDGIRAGYYLRKNGFTLDIYKIPLVKRNKSVIRATPLYFIIRKFLKHLSITTPKDLYFYNVGE, via the coding sequence GTGTTAAATATCGCGAAGGAACCTTTAGTATCAATATTGTGGGTGAATTATAACAGCAAACGTATAATTAATATCGTTAAGAAATCGTTGAAAAGCATCAAGGATTTGCAGTATAATAATTATGAACTTATAATAGTTGACAATGCCTCCACGGATGGCAGTTATGAAATTATAAAAGATTATGTGAACAGTATCGGACTTAAAGCTAAAATCATCAGAAATAGACGTAATCTTGGATTTACAGGAGGCAATAACGTTGCGTACCTAGCGAGAGACCCAAACTCAAAGTATGTAGTTCTATTGAACAATGATGCAATAGTTTATCCTGATAGTCTATCAAGAATGGTTCAAGCTATGGAATCTGACCCAAGATGTGGTGCTTTGCAAGGAATAATACTATGGCTAAGTAAAAATTCGGTATACTCTGCAGGCAGTGGTATTGATGAATTCATGTTCTCAAATATTATTATGCGAAATACTATTATGCAATTAAGTTCAAATAGAAATAATGATTATTATGTTTCCTACAGTGATGGTTGTTACTCTATCTATCGAACTAAAGCAATAGAGAAATTAGGGAAGGCGCCATTTATCTGGAGCATGTTTGCATATTTTGATGATAGTATTTTAGGAATAAGGTTATGGAACGCAGGATATACTGTAAAATGTATTCCTCATATAACAGCAAAACATTTATGGCGTGGTACGTTTAGGATAACAGGTTCAGGGTGGGCTTATTATTATTGGATAAAGGGATGGATGGCATCTTTAATTATTAGTAACAGCAAACAAAAATCGTTACCAACATTTACCGTCCTCATAATTAGACTGTTGCTAAAATATTTACTAACAGGTTTAAAGTTAGAGTTTAAACCATTTGTTTTAGGATTGCGTGATGGCATTAGAGCAGGGTATTATTTAAGAAAGAACGGTTTTACATTAGATATTTATAAAATTCCCCTCGTAAAACGTAACAAATCCGTCATAAGGGCTACACCATTATACTTCATAATCAGAAAATTTCTTAAACACTTATCGATAACAACACCTAAGGATCTCTATTTTTATAATGTTGGTGAATAA
- a CDS encoding 3-isopropylmalate dehydratase small subunit — protein MLVEGYVLKVGDKIDTDVIIPAKYLVYTDPAVLAQHVFEPIDPEFPKKASKGTILIAGKAFGMGSSREQAAIALKAAGVRAILAESFARIFYRNAVNNGLPVMVVPNINESGVNEGDYAQVHIETGEVIIGSKVLKGRPLSGIVLEIVKSGGLLNFLMLKRR, from the coding sequence ATGCTGGTCGAAGGTTATGTGTTGAAGGTTGGTGATAAGATAGATACAGACGTGATAATTCCCGCTAAGTATTTAGTTTACACTGATCCTGCTGTCCTTGCTCAGCATGTTTTTGAGCCCATAGATCCCGAGTTTCCTAAGAAGGCTAGTAAGGGGACTATCCTCATAGCCGGCAAAGCCTTTGGCATGGGTTCAAGTAGAGAGCAGGCTGCCATTGCCCTTAAGGCTGCTGGTGTTAGAGCTATACTAGCTGAATCTTTTGCTAGGATATTTTATAGAAATGCTGTGAACAATGGTTTACCTGTCATGGTTGTTCCCAATATTAATGAAAGTGGTGTTAATGAAGGCGATTACGCTCAAGTTCACATTGAAACTGGTGAAGTTATCATAGGCAGTAAAGTTTTGAAAGGACGACCGTTAAGCGGCATAGTATTAGAAATTGTTAAATCAGGTGGTTTATTAAACTTTCTCATGCTAAAAAGACGATAA
- a CDS encoding 3-isopropylmalate dehydratase large subunit, giving the protein MRSLTELILGRAAGKSVSPGDTVEARVDLAAFHDLTGYHVVENVEKVGGSVNVGNLVVAFDHMVPPPTQRAAEIQVSLRRFVRDRGVLAFHDVGDGILHQLLLERYAIPGTVVMGADSHTVTVGALGAFAQGLGASDVAAIMMTGSTWLVVPEPVKVTLFGRLREGVMGKDVALYILGKYGAEYFNGNSLEFYVEYPREFQMDYRATVANMGIEMGADALMFVPDVVTVEYIKSMRGMDVDVPMVKGEYSDEIDIELDSIEPLVAAPNSVDNVKFISEVEGVSVDYVFIGSCTNGRLSDIEVAARILNGRRVRSRCIVIPASRSVFEEALRLGYIDILARAGCVVTFGTCGPCIGGHFGIAGPDEVVLSTSNRNFKGRMGHPSARIYLANPAVAAASALEGKITDPRRYLRP; this is encoded by the coding sequence ATGTTGTGGAGAATGTGGAGAAGGTTGGCGGTAGTGTTAATGTTGGTAATTTAGTTGTTGCTTTTGATCACATGGTTCCTCCGCCTACTCAAAGGGCTGCTGAGATACAGGTGTCTCTTAGGAGGTTTGTTCGTGATCGTGGTGTGTTAGCGTTTCATGATGTTGGTGATGGTATACTGCATCAGTTACTTCTGGAAAGATATGCTATCCCAGGCACTGTTGTTATGGGAGCTGATAGTCATACTGTGACCGTTGGTGCTTTGGGTGCTTTTGCTCAGGGTCTTGGTGCTAGCGATGTGGCTGCTATAATGATGACTGGGAGTACTTGGTTGGTTGTTCCTGAACCTGTGAAGGTTACTTTGTTTGGTCGTTTACGTGAGGGTGTTATGGGCAAGGATGTTGCTTTATACATTTTGGGTAAATATGGTGCTGAGTATTTTAATGGTAACTCTTTAGAATTTTATGTCGAATATCCTAGGGAATTTCAGATGGATTACAGGGCTACTGTTGCTAACATGGGTATCGAGATGGGTGCTGACGCTCTAATGTTTGTTCCTGATGTTGTGACTGTTGAGTATATTAAAAGTATGCGTGGTATGGATGTTGATGTTCCTATGGTGAAGGGTGAATACAGTGATGAAATTGATATTGAATTAGATAGTATTGAACCTTTAGTTGCCGCTCCTAATTCAGTGGATAATGTTAAATTTATTAGCGAGGTTGAGGGTGTGAGTGTAGATTATGTGTTCATTGGTTCTTGCACTAATGGTAGGTTGAGTGATATTGAAGTTGCTGCTAGGATATTAAACGGTAGGCGTGTAAGAAGTAGGTGCATTGTGATACCTGCTTCAAGGAGTGTTTTCGAGGAAGCGTTGAGGTTGGGTTACATTGATATTCTTGCTAGGGCTGGTTGTGTTGTTACTTTCGGAACATGTGGTCCGTGTATAGGTGGGCATTTTGGCATCGCTGGCCCTGACGAAGTTGTTCTTTCTACCAGTAATAGGAACTTTAAAGGTAGAATGGGTCATCCCAGCGCTAGGATTTATCTGGCTAACCCTGCTGTCGCAGCTGCCTCAGCCCTTGAGGGAAAGATCACTGATCCTAGGAGGTACCTAAGACCTTAA